Proteins encoded together in one Impatiens glandulifera chromosome 1, dImpGla2.1, whole genome shotgun sequence window:
- the LOC124921661 gene encoding probable protein S-acyltransferase 22: MRRHGWQLPYHPLQVVAVSVFLALGVAFYVFIAPFVGETLFQHIAIGIYTPLIVCSVSLYIWCTAADPADPGVFLKSKKHLKINSDGTTRNNKSSSDINASHYICSCSNVCEEQQQQRQANEDGMFYCNLCEVEVFKYSKHCRVCDKCVDQFDHHCRWLNNCVGKRNYHKFFTLIVSSLLLLILQWSTGILVLVNCFTKQNHFSSEITSKLGSSFSLLPFVVVVAVCTILAMVATLPLAQLLFFHILLIKKGISTYDYIIALREQDQQSPQMSPASSSITGLSSVSSLNNFHRAAWCTPPHMLLEDQFDVVSADTISVNSLGKNKMKMKKKGDSKRGAGSVKISPWALARLNAEDVVKAAADARKKSKILRPVDFVVQQQKQASINLESRLSLEISSPSVIAASSPDSCGMDSPPRLFGPFRGSTSSVANDARGLTGVSNCMMPAEEHISWSRSTSDGYEASGGEDSDQFPSTINLTNRQSVFDRDEIRLVSLRDLASSSHGHSRNNL; encoded by the exons ATGAGGCGCCATGGATGGCAGCTTCCTTATCACCCTCTTCAG GTTGTTGCTGTTTCTGTATTTCTGGCATTGGGTGTTGCTTTCTATGTGTTTATTGCTCCCTTTGTGGGAGAAACTCTTTTTCAGCATATTGCTATAGGAATCTACACTCCTTTG ATTGTATGTTCGGTCAGCTTATACATATGGTGCACAGCAGCTGATCCTGCAGACCCTGGTGTCTTCTTAAAGTCGAAAAAACATTTGAAGATTAATTCAGATGGAACTACCAGAAACAACAAATCATCATCAGACATTAATGCATCTCATTATATTTGCAGCTGTTCAAACGTTTGcgaagaacaacaacaacaacgacAAGCAAACGAAGATGGGATGTTCTACTGTAATTTATGTGAAGTAGAG GTGTTCAAGTACAGCAAACATTGTAGAGTCTGTGATAAATGTGTCGACCAATTCGATCACCACTGCAGG TGGCTGAATAACTGCGTTGGCAAAAGGAATTACCATAAGTTTTTCACCTTAATTGTCTCTTCCCTTCTATTG CTTATACTGCAATGGTCAACTGGAATCCTAGTTTTGGTTAACTGTTTTACTAAGCAAAATCATTTCTCTTCTGAGATCACTTCCAAATTGGGAAGCAGCTTCTCTTTACTTCCTTTCGTTGTTGTCGTG GCTGTCTGCACCATCTTGGCCATGGTTGCCACTCTTCCATTAGCTCAACTTCTCTTCTTCCATATTCTTCTCATAAAGAAG GGAATAAGCacatatgattatataataGCTTTAAGAGAACAAGATCAACAGAGTCCTCAAATGTCACCTGCTAGTTCCTCCATTACTGGATTAAGCAGTGTAAGCTCTCTTAACAACTTCCATAGAGCTGCTTGGTGCACGCCTCCACATATGTTGCTCGAAGATCAG TTCGACGTGGTTTCTGCTGATACCATATCTGTTAATTCACTGGGAAAGAAtaaaatgaagatgaagaagaaagggGATAGTAAAAGAGGTGCAGGTTCTGTAAAGATCAGTCCTTGGGCTTTAGCTCGATTAAACGCAGAAGACGTAGTAAAGGCTGCTGCGGATGCAAGAAAAAAGTCTAAGATTTTGCGGCCAGTAGACTTTGTGGTCCAGCAACAAAAACAAGCTTCTATCAATTTGGAATCTCGATTGAGTTTGGAAATATCGAGTCCTTCGGTTATTGCAGCTTCTTCTCCTGATAGCTGTGGTATGGACTCTCCTCCTCGCTTGTTTGGACCGTTTCGTGGCTCGACTTCGTCGGTTGCTAACGATGCACGAGGGCTTACGGGTGTATCGAATTGTATGATGCCGGCTGAGGAGCATATTTCGTGGTCAAGATCGACTAGTGATGGGTATGAAGCTTCTGGGGGCGAAGATAGTGATCAGTTTCCGTCCACGATAAACTTGACTAATAGACAGTCTGTTTTTGATCGGGACGAGATAAGACTGGTTAGCTTAAGGGATTTGGCTTCGTCCAGCCATGGTCATAGTAGGAATAATCTGTAG
- the LOC124921660 gene encoding CSC1-like protein At1g69450 isoform X2 — protein MLLCLCALLFSVNCLGNQLENIDFQNITNDSLDVFSISNVNNGSNRLWFHFGAVYVLTIFICYLLYHEFLYVSAKRVAYFYMSKPQPHQFTILVRSIPVSHGSSVSASLESFFREYHPSTFLSYVVVCRTSRIRNLMNEMHNVYGRITHLRTERNRQNVKKGCFCGLLELLRRNDHHLHHYETRLGTLEEHLRLERLETAEKTEVRAAFVSFKSRYGAATALSMQQSTNPTEWVGEQAPEPHDVYWPKFSFTFMGRWISRLVVIFSCIIFTILFLIPVVIVQGLTNLDQIEAWFPFLDGILSVKAVSEIVTGYLPSLILLLFIKMVPPIMWLFSSVQGYISYSQIMRSASEKVVWFTVWNVFFANVLSGSALNNISIFLDPKSLPYKLGVLVPTQGSFFIAYVVTSGWTSASIELLQLFPLISSLIKKHCSSKFEVPDLRYHRDIPRFLLLGLLGITYFFLAPLILPFLLIYFCMAYIVYRNQILNVYAPRFETAGRFWPIVHNCMIFSLLLMHAIAVGIFTAKKLPVAASLVFPLPAATLIFNSYCRKRFLPNFHGYSAESLIKKDREDMKDHYRMNNFYGKMTTSYEDPAFLPMRYSTTSDTGSSTYPLLSPEFFHV, from the exons ATGCTGTTGTGTTTATGCGCATTATTATTTTCTG TGAACTGCTTAGGAAACCAGTTGGAAAATATTGACTTTCAAAATATCACGAATGACTCGTTGGATGTATTTAGTATCTCAAATGTGAACAATGGCTCGAATAG GTTATGGTTCCACTTTGGTGCTGTATATGTTCTTACAATCTTCATTTGTTACCTGCTTTATCAT GAGTTTCTCTATGTATCTGCAAAGAGGGTTGCTTATTTCTACATGTCCAAACCTCAGCCACATCAGTTCACCATTTTAGTTCGTAGTATCCCTGTTTCTCATGGAAGCAGTGTCAGTGCCAGTTTGGAAAGCTTCTTTAGAGAATATCACCCGTCTACCTTTTTGTCGTATGTGGTGGTTTGTCGAACGAGCAGAATACGAAATCTCATG AATGAAATGCATAATGTATACGGAAGGATTACTCACTTACGAACAGAACGAAATAGGCAAAATGTTAAGAAAGGATGCTTTTGTGGATTATTGGAACTCTTGAGGCGAAATGATCATCATTTACACCATTATGAAACGAGGTTGGGAACTTTAGAGGAGCATTTGAGATTGGAACGGTTGGAGACTGCAGAGAAAACA GAAGTGAGGGCTGCCTTTGTTTCATTTAAGTCTCGCTATGGTGCTGCAACTGCTCTCTCCATGCAACAATCGACTAACCCGACAGAATGGGTAGGGGAGCAGGCACCCGAGCCTCATGATGTCTACTGGCCTAAATTTTCGTTTACTTTCATGGGAAGATGGATTTCTAGGCTGGTTGTCATATTCTCATGCATCATTTTCACCATATTGTTTCTCATTCCCGTGGTAATCGTGCAAGGTCTCACTAACCTTGACCAGATAGAAGCTTGGTTTCCCTTCCTTGATGGAATTCTATCTGT GAAAGCTGTTTCTGAAATTGTGACAGGTTATCTTCCTAGTCTTATTCTTCTGTTATTCATAAAAATGGTTCCCCCAATCATGTGGCTCTTCTCGTCGGTCCAAGGCTACATATCTTACAGCCAGATTATGAGAAGTGCTAGCGAAAAGGTTGTTTGGTTTACAGTATGGAATGTGTTCTTTGCCAATGTGCTTTCTGGAAGTGCCTTGAACAACATTTCCATATTCTTGGACCCCAAATCTCTCCCTTATAAGCTCGGTGTACTTGTTCCTACCCAG GGTTCTTTCTTTATTGCTTATGTTGTTACCTCTGGTTGGACAAGTGCTTCAATAGAACTCCTCCAGTTGTTCCCTCTTATAAGCAGCCTGATAAAGAAACATTGCAGTAGTAAATTTGAAGTCCCCGATTTGCGTTATCATCGCGACATCCCGAGGTTTCTTTTGTTGGGACTGTTGGGTATTACTTATTTCTTCCTCGCCCCTCTCATTCTTCCTTTCCTCTTGATCTACTTCTGCATGGCCTACATTGTTTATCGTAACCAG ATATTAAATGTGTATGCTCCTAGGTTTGAGACTGCAGGGAGATTTTGGCCAATTGTTCATAACTGTATGATATTCTCATTACTACTTATGCATGCAATTGCTGTGGGGATATTTACAGCTAAGAAGCTTCCAGTGGCTGCCAGTTTGGTGTTCCCTCTTCCTGCAGCGACGCTTATCTTCAACTCCTATTGTCGGAAACGTTTTCTTCCGAATTTCCATGGATACTCAGCCGAG AGTTTGATAAAGAAGGACAGAGAAGACATGAAAGATCATTACAGAATGAATAACTTCTATGGAAAGATGACGACTTCGTATGAAGACCCAGCGTTCTTGCCAATGCGTTACTCAACAACTAGCGACACTGGAAGCTCTACTTATCCTCTCCTATCTCCTGAGTTCTTCCATGTCTGA
- the LOC124921660 gene encoding CSC1-like protein At1g69450 isoform X1 codes for MLVYALLTSVGINFALCITFFTLYSYLRKKPGYYNVYAPRMLAEGIRNRFKVEHLLPAPGWMRKAWKATEDELLESSGLDAVVFMRIIIFCLRVFCVAGIIGLFVLLPVNCLGNQLENIDFQNITNDSLDVFSISNVNNGSNRLWFHFGAVYVLTIFICYLLYHEFLYVSAKRVAYFYMSKPQPHQFTILVRSIPVSHGSSVSASLESFFREYHPSTFLSYVVVCRTSRIRNLMNEMHNVYGRITHLRTERNRQNVKKGCFCGLLELLRRNDHHLHHYETRLGTLEEHLRLERLETAEKTEVRAAFVSFKSRYGAATALSMQQSTNPTEWVGEQAPEPHDVYWPKFSFTFMGRWISRLVVIFSCIIFTILFLIPVVIVQGLTNLDQIEAWFPFLDGILSVKAVSEIVTGYLPSLILLLFIKMVPPIMWLFSSVQGYISYSQIMRSASEKVVWFTVWNVFFANVLSGSALNNISIFLDPKSLPYKLGVLVPTQGSFFIAYVVTSGWTSASIELLQLFPLISSLIKKHCSSKFEVPDLRYHRDIPRFLLLGLLGITYFFLAPLILPFLLIYFCMAYIVYRNQILNVYAPRFETAGRFWPIVHNCMIFSLLLMHAIAVGIFTAKKLPVAASLVFPLPAATLIFNSYCRKRFLPNFHGYSAESLIKKDREDMKDHYRMNNFYGKMTTSYEDPAFLPMRYSTTSDTGSSTYPLLSPEFFHV; via the exons ATGCTTGTTTATGCACTCCTGACATCTGTTGGGATCAATTTTGCTCTGTGTATAACATTCTTTACTTTATATTCTTACTTGAGGAAGAAACCTggttattataatgtttatgcTCCAAGGATGTTGGCTGAAGGAATTAGAAACCGTTTCAAAGTGGAGCATCTATTACCTGCTCCAGGATGGATGAGAAAGGCGTGGAAAGCAACGGAGGATGAACTTCTAGAATCCTCGGGCTTGGATGCTGTTGTGTTTATGCGCATTATTATTTTCTG TTTGAGAGTATTTTGTGTTGCTGGGATCATTGGgctctttgttcttcttccagTGAACTGCTTAGGAAACCAGTTGGAAAATATTGACTTTCAAAATATCACGAATGACTCGTTGGATGTATTTAGTATCTCAAATGTGAACAATGGCTCGAATAG GTTATGGTTCCACTTTGGTGCTGTATATGTTCTTACAATCTTCATTTGTTACCTGCTTTATCAT GAGTTTCTCTATGTATCTGCAAAGAGGGTTGCTTATTTCTACATGTCCAAACCTCAGCCACATCAGTTCACCATTTTAGTTCGTAGTATCCCTGTTTCTCATGGAAGCAGTGTCAGTGCCAGTTTGGAAAGCTTCTTTAGAGAATATCACCCGTCTACCTTTTTGTCGTATGTGGTGGTTTGTCGAACGAGCAGAATACGAAATCTCATG AATGAAATGCATAATGTATACGGAAGGATTACTCACTTACGAACAGAACGAAATAGGCAAAATGTTAAGAAAGGATGCTTTTGTGGATTATTGGAACTCTTGAGGCGAAATGATCATCATTTACACCATTATGAAACGAGGTTGGGAACTTTAGAGGAGCATTTGAGATTGGAACGGTTGGAGACTGCAGAGAAAACA GAAGTGAGGGCTGCCTTTGTTTCATTTAAGTCTCGCTATGGTGCTGCAACTGCTCTCTCCATGCAACAATCGACTAACCCGACAGAATGGGTAGGGGAGCAGGCACCCGAGCCTCATGATGTCTACTGGCCTAAATTTTCGTTTACTTTCATGGGAAGATGGATTTCTAGGCTGGTTGTCATATTCTCATGCATCATTTTCACCATATTGTTTCTCATTCCCGTGGTAATCGTGCAAGGTCTCACTAACCTTGACCAGATAGAAGCTTGGTTTCCCTTCCTTGATGGAATTCTATCTGT GAAAGCTGTTTCTGAAATTGTGACAGGTTATCTTCCTAGTCTTATTCTTCTGTTATTCATAAAAATGGTTCCCCCAATCATGTGGCTCTTCTCGTCGGTCCAAGGCTACATATCTTACAGCCAGATTATGAGAAGTGCTAGCGAAAAGGTTGTTTGGTTTACAGTATGGAATGTGTTCTTTGCCAATGTGCTTTCTGGAAGTGCCTTGAACAACATTTCCATATTCTTGGACCCCAAATCTCTCCCTTATAAGCTCGGTGTACTTGTTCCTACCCAG GGTTCTTTCTTTATTGCTTATGTTGTTACCTCTGGTTGGACAAGTGCTTCAATAGAACTCCTCCAGTTGTTCCCTCTTATAAGCAGCCTGATAAAGAAACATTGCAGTAGTAAATTTGAAGTCCCCGATTTGCGTTATCATCGCGACATCCCGAGGTTTCTTTTGTTGGGACTGTTGGGTATTACTTATTTCTTCCTCGCCCCTCTCATTCTTCCTTTCCTCTTGATCTACTTCTGCATGGCCTACATTGTTTATCGTAACCAG ATATTAAATGTGTATGCTCCTAGGTTTGAGACTGCAGGGAGATTTTGGCCAATTGTTCATAACTGTATGATATTCTCATTACTACTTATGCATGCAATTGCTGTGGGGATATTTACAGCTAAGAAGCTTCCAGTGGCTGCCAGTTTGGTGTTCCCTCTTCCTGCAGCGACGCTTATCTTCAACTCCTATTGTCGGAAACGTTTTCTTCCGAATTTCCATGGATACTCAGCCGAG AGTTTGATAAAGAAGGACAGAGAAGACATGAAAGATCATTACAGAATGAATAACTTCTATGGAAAGATGACGACTTCGTATGAAGACCCAGCGTTCTTGCCAATGCGTTACTCAACAACTAGCGACACTGGAAGCTCTACTTATCCTCTCCTATCTCCTGAGTTCTTCCATGTCTGA
- the LOC124921153 gene encoding probable xyloglucan 6-xylosyltransferase 3: protein MTTPIGPRRRRTQKSSSNLKITILCGIVTILVLRGTIGVNRLPDPNDHRQQELLKEANRIVAEIRSGADLDDEPSRISNTTYSLGPKISNWDKDREIWLNQNPNFPNYVNGKPRILLVTGSQPSPCKNPIGDHYLLKSIKNKIDYCRIHGMEIVYNLAHLDTELSGYWAKLPLLRSLLLAHPEVEWLWWMDSDALFTDMIFEIPVSKYENHNLVIHGYPNLLFNEKSWVALNTGSFLMRNCQWSLDLLDAWAPMGPKGKIREEAGKILTENLKGRPLFEADDQSALIYLLIKEKEDKWIMKKVFIENSYYLHGYWEGIVDRYEEMIEKNRAGFGDERWPFVTHFVGCKPCGSYGDYSVERCLKGMERAFNFADNQVLNLYGYGHRGLLSSKIKRIRNDTSSN, encoded by the coding sequence ATGACCACCCCCATTGGTCCCCGTCGCCGCCGTACCCAAAAGTCTTCAAGCAACCTCAAGATCACAATCCTCTGCGGCATTGTCACCATCCTCGTCCTTCGCGGCACTATTGGCGTCAACCGATTACCTGACCCGAACGATCATCGTCAGCAAGAGCTTCTAAAGGAGGCAAATCGTATTGTCGCCGAAATCCGATCCGGCGCCGATCTAGACGACGAACCCTCGCGGATTTCCAATACGACATACTCTCTAGGACCTAAAATCAGCAATTGGGATAAAGATCGCGAAATCTGGCTTAATCAGAATCCTAATTTCCCTAATTATGTAAATGGGAAACCTCGTATTTTACTTGTAACAGGATCACAGCCAAGCCCGTGCAAGAACCCAATTGGGGATCATTATCTATTGAAATCGATTAAGAACAAAATTGATTATTGTCGGATTCACGGAATGGAAATAGTTTACAATTTGGCACATTTAGACACAGAGCTTTCTGGGTATTGGGCAAAGCTTCCATTGCTCAGGAGCTTACTCCTTGCTCATCCGGAAGTTGAATGGCTATGGTGGATGGACAGTGATGCTTTGTTTACAGACATGATATTCGAAATCCCTGTTTCTAAGTATGAAAATCACAATCTAGTCATTCATGGGTATCCTAACCTATTGTTTAATGAGAAATCATGGGTTGCTTTAAACACAGGTAGTTTCTTAATGAGGAACTGTCAATGGTCATTAGATTTGCTTGATGCTTGGGCACCAATGGGTCCAAAGGGTAAGATTAGAGAAGAAGCAGGGAAGATTTTGACAGAGAATCTCAAGGGTAGACCGTTATTTGAGGCTGATGATCAATCTGCATTGATATACTTGTTAATcaaagagaaagaagataaGTGGATTATGAAGAAGGTGTTCATTGAGAATTCTTATTACTTGCATGGATATTGGGAAGGGATAGTTGATAGGTATGAGGAGATGATTGAGAAAAACAGGGCGGGATTTGGGGACGAGAGATGGCCATTTGTGACACACTTTGTGGGTTGTAAACCTTGTGGAAGTTATGGAGATTACTCTGTTGAGAGATGCTTGAAAGGGATGGAAAGAGCTTTCAATTTTGCAGATAATCAGGTGCTTAATTTATATGGTTATGGACATAGAGGGTTGTTGAGTTCTAAGATCAAGAGGATAAGGAATGATACTTCTTCTAACTAG